Proteins from a single region of Aerococcus viridans:
- a CDS encoding TVP38/TMEM64 family protein, which translates to MDMHRKQFVQRLIHLLNVVGTVATVIFIVWAWRNGLLIDKVAFLRFMGHFGIAAPLMFVVIQFIQTVVPVIPGSITIPLGVYMFGDVWGFIWNLMPIFLGSIFNFYLARKYGRSLVHMLVGDKYYNKALSWLDDRSGFKRVLILGLILPFMPADVICYVAGLTNLSLSRFVQVLAVGKPITILIYSYSTIFLVDLVSKWI; encoded by the coding sequence ATGGACATGCATCGTAAACAATTCGTACAACGATTGATTCATTTACTGAATGTTGTGGGTACGGTTGCTACTGTAATCTTTATTGTTTGGGCATGGCGGAATGGTTTGTTGATAGATAAGGTGGCCTTTTTAAGGTTTATGGGCCACTTTGGGATTGCCGCACCGCTGATGTTTGTGGTGATTCAATTTATCCAAACGGTTGTGCCCGTCATACCTGGTTCGATTACCATCCCCCTTGGCGTATACATGTTTGGGGATGTCTGGGGCTTTATTTGGAACCTAATGCCCATTTTCCTAGGGTCCATATTCAACTTCTACTTAGCCCGCAAGTATGGCCGAAGTTTGGTCCATATGCTAGTGGGAGATAAGTACTATAATAAGGCCTTAAGTTGGCTGGATGACCGGTCGGGCTTTAAACGGGTCTTGATTTTAGGTTTGATTTTGCCCTTTATGCCGGCTGATGTGATTTGCTATGTGGCTGGTTTAACCAATTTGTCTCTGTCGCGTTTCGTTCAAGTCTTAGCAGTAGGGAAACCCATTACCATTTTGATTTACTCCTATTCAACTATCTTCTTAGTTGATCTAGTGAGTAAGTGGATATAG
- the yfcC gene encoding putative basic amino acid antiporter YfcC: MTSNKPRFQTPHTYVIILGIVLCAWLLTFVVPAGKYTTEEIQYEVGNGETASRVVLQQGSFRYLHPLKEDTLIHNINSLANQPETLADLEVDSEGLNNLLENTSNLSLDSLSEIGLEESELYEMYGDTIYDTSINLNKTAGIWGTDDHYGFGFLNYIFEGLVTGDRYGSAIGIVALLLVVGGSFGIIMKTGAIDAGIYAFVNNAKGFEHLALPLIFFIFSFSGATFGASEQVIPFVMIIAPFCVALGYDSITAVTITFVASQIGNATSWMSPFSIAIAQGIAGLPALSGAGFRIFMWLVITTLSCAFLLLYARKIKANPEASPSFHSDAFFRSDQAQNQQGQKPFLLGHKIILLEMLLGLVWIVYGVMSLGFSIPELASQFFVMGLLSGITALIFKLDNLTINDIAYAFTEGVSDLAPTAVVVGMAKGILLVLGGSDAGTFSALNTILYGVGNILSHVPAIFGAWFMYIFQSLFNLVVTSNSGQAALTMPIMAPLSDIIGVSRQVAVLAFQLGSGFVDAFTPVSASLVGCLAAARIDWSDWAKFQIKMQVFLFALGTAFIFLAIAIGYQ, encoded by the coding sequence ATGACATCAAATAAGCCGAGGTTTCAAACGCCTCATACATACGTTATTATACTAGGCATCGTCTTATGTGCTTGGTTACTCACATTTGTTGTACCAGCCGGCAAATATACGACTGAAGAAATTCAATATGAGGTCGGCAATGGTGAAACTGCCTCTCGTGTAGTCTTACAACAAGGATCATTTCGGTATTTGCACCCCTTAAAAGAGGATACATTAATCCACAACATAAATAGCTTAGCAAATCAGCCAGAAACGCTAGCCGATTTAGAAGTAGATAGCGAAGGATTAAATAACTTGCTTGAAAATACAAGCAATCTTTCATTAGATTCCCTATCTGAGATTGGATTAGAAGAATCAGAGTTATATGAGATGTACGGTGACACTATTTATGATACCTCTATCAATTTAAACAAAACTGCTGGTATTTGGGGTACCGATGACCACTATGGCTTTGGTTTCTTGAATTATATTTTTGAAGGTTTAGTGACCGGGGACCGTTATGGTTCAGCAATTGGTATCGTGGCCCTACTTTTAGTAGTTGGGGGATCATTCGGTATTATCATGAAAACTGGTGCTATTGATGCAGGTATTTACGCCTTTGTGAATAATGCCAAAGGTTTTGAACATCTTGCCCTACCCTTAATATTCTTTATTTTCTCTTTTTCCGGTGCAACTTTTGGGGCCTCTGAACAGGTTATCCCATTCGTAATGATTATCGCCCCATTCTGTGTAGCATTAGGTTATGATTCAATTACCGCCGTAACCATTACTTTTGTGGCTTCGCAAATCGGGAATGCAACCTCATGGATGAGTCCATTTTCAATTGCAATTGCCCAAGGTATTGCAGGCTTACCGGCCTTATCTGGTGCTGGTTTCCGTATTTTTATGTGGTTAGTTATCACAACGCTATCATGTGCTTTCTTATTGCTCTACGCTCGAAAAATTAAAGCCAACCCTGAAGCTTCACCTTCATTCCACTCTGACGCATTCTTTAGAAGTGATCAAGCTCAAAATCAACAAGGTCAAAAACCATTCTTACTTGGACACAAAATCATTTTACTTGAGATGTTATTAGGTTTAGTCTGGATTGTATATGGTGTGATGTCGCTTGGATTTTCTATCCCAGAATTAGCTTCACAGTTCTTTGTAATGGGCTTACTTTCAGGGATTACCGCACTAATCTTTAAGCTAGATAATCTAACAATTAATGATATCGCCTATGCTTTTACTGAAGGTGTATCTGATTTAGCGCCAACTGCTGTTGTCGTTGGGATGGCAAAAGGAATTTTACTAGTTCTAGGTGGTTCAGATGCGGGTACTTTTTCTGCCTTAAATACCATTTTATATGGTGTAGGGAATATCCTATCTCATGTACCTGCTATCTTTGGTGCATGGTTTATGTATATTTTCCAAAGTCTATTCAACTTAGTTGTTACATCAAATTCAGGTCAAGCTGCCCTTACAATGCCAATTATGGCACCATTATCAGATATTATAGGTGTGTCTCGTCAAGTAGCTGTCTTAGCGTTCCAACTAGGTTCAGGTTTCGTAGATGCCTTTACACCTGTATCCGCTAGTTTAGTTGGTTGTTTAGCCGCAGCTAGAATTGATTGGAGTGACTGGGCTAAATTCCAGATCAAGATGCAAGTATTCTTGTTCGCACTAGGTACAGCCTTTATCTTCCTAGCGATTGCTATTGGCTACCAATAA
- a CDS encoding glycosyltransferase produces the protein MMKILLHSDMKKSIQQSGVGRAQLHQEMALESAGIAYTTNYKDDFDMVHINTVFPHSLVVARKAKAAGKPVIYHAHSTMEDFKNSYTFSNQASLGFKYWLNTCYNSADLILTPSQYAKNLLEKYDIDKPIHVISNGIDLAYWQASQEEVANMRARFNLRPDQKVAISVGLQIERKGIIEFVELAKQMPEVTFIWFGYSNPYALPKDVKKAIATKLPNLIFAGYIPRDQVRVAYQMADVYLFMTHEETEGIVLLEALASKVNTIVSDLPVFDYLKAGRDVYKANSLEDFKVQLQGLLDGDLASLSKNGYQQASLKSIQNIGQQYIYEYQYAGACQLGKQSDKKLSKILSSTFKIY, from the coding sequence ATGATGAAAATTTTATTGCACAGTGATATGAAGAAATCGATTCAACAAAGTGGGGTAGGACGCGCCCAGTTGCACCAGGAAATGGCCCTTGAATCTGCAGGCATCGCCTATACAACCAATTACAAGGATGACTTCGACATGGTTCATATCAACACCGTCTTTCCGCATTCCCTTGTTGTTGCCAGAAAGGCAAAAGCCGCTGGTAAACCTGTCATCTACCATGCCCACTCAACTATGGAAGATTTCAAGAATTCCTACACCTTTTCTAACCAAGCGTCACTCGGTTTTAAATACTGGCTCAACACCTGCTACAACTCGGCAGACCTGATCCTGACGCCAAGTCAGTATGCTAAAAACTTGCTTGAAAAATATGATATCGATAAACCAATCCATGTCATTTCAAACGGGATTGACCTAGCTTATTGGCAAGCTAGCCAAGAAGAAGTGGCCAACATGCGGGCGCGGTTTAACCTACGTCCAGACCAGAAAGTAGCCATTTCAGTGGGTCTACAAATTGAGCGTAAGGGGATTATCGAATTTGTCGAGTTGGCCAAGCAAATGCCTGAGGTTACATTTATTTGGTTTGGTTATTCAAATCCTTATGCCTTGCCTAAAGATGTTAAAAAAGCCATCGCCACCAAGTTACCGAATTTGATTTTTGCCGGCTATATCCCGCGTGACCAGGTTCGCGTGGCCTACCAAATGGCAGATGTCTATTTATTCATGACGCACGAGGAAACAGAAGGGATCGTCTTACTTGAGGCATTAGCTAGCAAGGTGAATACGATTGTATCTGATTTACCTGTTTTTGATTATTTAAAAGCCGGCCGTGATGTTTATAAAGCGAACTCACTTGAAGATTTTAAAGTGCAATTGCAAGGTCTTTTAGACGGTGATTTAGCCAGTTTGAGTAAAAATGGTTACCAACAAGCCAGTTTAAAAAGTATTCAAAATATTGGTCAACAGTATATTTATGAGTACCAATATGCCGGTGCCTGTCAGCTTGGAAAGCAAAGCGATAAGAAACTCAGCAAAATCCTTTCTTCAACTTTTAAAATATATTGA
- a CDS encoding CitMHS family transporter, translating into MVAFMGYALIVIFMFVIMRRKMSPFIGLVFLPLLWAIIGQVFGLWQIDIGQAAMDGLGTTSSTGIMLFFAIYMFTIMIDAGLFDPLSNAMIRFAKGDPLKVALATVALTAAVSLNGDGTATMIIVCTAMVPIYKKLNMSMLNLAVLTMTSHSIVNLLPWGGPTARAIAVMGVETNDVMRGLVPMMVAGLIYMFIIAWTFGLQERKTLGVVNLSEQEMQAMMVIDDPETLGLRRPKNVWINLIIVLVAIALLVEGSVPSAIIFMLGTVITLLVNYPNPKDQKARIDSNASEANQVVMTVFGAGIFMGILNATGMSDAIATSLIAIIPESLSGFYGLIVAIISAPGTYFLHNDAFYYGMMPILSEAGYAYGFTPLQLTFASLIGQSFHLFSPLVPFSYVLLGLTGVEWGDWQKKGLVVSLGIFIIYVITAAIFGLLPIFQ; encoded by the coding sequence ATGGTTGCATTTATGGGGTACGCCCTGATTGTTATTTTCATGTTTGTTATTATGCGTAGGAAGATGTCACCCTTCATTGGTTTGGTGTTCTTGCCACTGTTATGGGCGATAATTGGACAAGTCTTTGGTTTGTGGCAGATTGATATCGGTCAAGCGGCTATGGATGGCTTGGGGACTACGTCCTCTACCGGGATTATGTTATTCTTCGCAATATACATGTTTACCATCATGATTGATGCAGGTTTATTCGATCCCTTGTCTAACGCGATGATTCGTTTTGCCAAAGGGGACCCCTTAAAAGTGGCCTTGGCAACTGTTGCCTTAACTGCTGCTGTTTCCTTAAACGGTGACGGGACGGCGACCATGATCATTGTCTGTACCGCTATGGTGCCAATTTACAAGAAACTAAATATGTCCATGTTGAACCTGGCTGTTTTAACCATGACGTCACACTCAATTGTTAACTTACTGCCTTGGGGTGGGCCAACTGCCCGTGCTATCGCAGTTATGGGGGTTGAAACCAATGATGTTATGCGTGGTTTAGTGCCGATGATGGTAGCTGGTTTGATTTATATGTTTATTATCGCTTGGACTTTTGGTTTACAAGAACGGAAGACGCTTGGTGTGGTCAACTTGTCTGAACAAGAAATGCAGGCCATGATGGTCATCGACGACCCAGAAACACTGGGATTACGTCGTCCTAAAAATGTCTGGATCAACTTAATTATCGTCCTTGTGGCCATTGCCTTATTGGTTGAAGGGTCTGTGCCTTCAGCGATTATCTTTATGTTAGGGACTGTAATCACCTTACTAGTCAACTATCCTAATCCTAAAGACCAAAAAGCGCGAATTGACAGCAACGCATCTGAAGCCAACCAGGTAGTTATGACCGTATTTGGTGCTGGTATCTTCATGGGGATTTTAAACGCGACCGGTATGTCAGATGCCATCGCTACTTCCTTAATCGCTATCATTCCTGAGTCATTAAGTGGTTTTTACGGTCTAATCGTAGCCATTATTTCAGCGCCAGGTACTTATTTCCTACATAACGATGCCTTCTACTACGGCATGATGCCTATCTTGTCAGAAGCCGGCTATGCTTACGGATTTACCCCATTGCAACTGACATTTGCGTCTCTAATCGGTCAATCTTTCCACTTGTTCAGCCCCCTTGTACCTTTCTCATACGTACTACTTGGTTTAACAGGCGTGGAATGGGGCGACTGGCAGAAAAAAGGTTTGGTCGTGTCACTTGGGATTTTCATTATCTACGTGATTACTGCTGCCATCTTTGGTTTATTACCTATTTTCCAATAA
- a CDS encoding glycogen/starch/alpha-glucan phosphorylase produces the protein MLNLNERAQAQFNQPLSELSHAEIYKILLDLVQEKTAAMPQNEGKRKLYYISAEFLIGKLLSNNLLNLGLYDDVAAELAENGTSLAEVEEAEAEPSLGNGGLGRLAACFLDSIATLGLNGDGVGLNYHFGLFRQYFEDNKQSYKPDEWLDHPTWLNKSDISYKVPFGKFTLQSTLYEIDVPGYNQPNVNKLRLFDLDTVNPEIIEESSINFDKTQIEENLTLFLYPDDSDRNGNLLRIYQQYFMVSNGAQLAIQEAIERGSNIHDLAEYVVVQINDTHPTFIIPEFVRLLTTEHGIDFEEAVEITRNVVAFTNHTILSEALEKWSLSDIHEVVPEIAEIIVQLDEIIKDQFPDNEAVHIIDEWGTVHMASIAIHFGFSINGVAALHTEILKNNELNHFYEIYPEKFSNKTNGITFRRWLMASNPSLTNFIDEHIGTKWREDADLTDLLAFENDDKVLDELRRIKRENKNALADHLQRTRGINIDRHSIVDVQIKRIHEYKRQQMLALYIIYKYHEIKAGNIPGTPITIIFGGKAAPAYTIAKDIIHLILSLSELIENDLDVAPHLKVVFVDNYNVSEAEYLIPAANISEQISLASKEASGTGNMKFMLNGALTIMTWDGANVEIAEQVGEENVYPFGKSSEEIVNLYATDGYDPQDYYKQERIQPIVDFIISDELMAYGIPERLNRLYNDITNKDYFMALIDLEEFIDVKEKVYYDYEDRRDWTRRSLINIANAGYFSADRTIEEYNNDIWHLDQ, from the coding sequence ATGTTAAATTTAAACGAACGTGCTCAAGCGCAATTTAATCAACCGCTAAGCGAGTTGTCACACGCGGAAATCTACAAAATTTTATTAGACCTTGTTCAAGAAAAAACAGCTGCAATGCCACAAAATGAAGGTAAACGTAAACTTTATTATATCTCTGCCGAATTTTTAATCGGTAAATTACTATCAAATAACTTACTCAACCTAGGACTATATGATGATGTAGCTGCTGAATTAGCGGAAAACGGTACATCTTTAGCAGAAGTTGAAGAAGCTGAAGCAGAGCCGTCACTAGGGAATGGTGGATTAGGCCGTCTAGCAGCTTGCTTCCTAGACTCAATCGCCACTTTAGGATTGAACGGTGACGGGGTAGGATTAAACTACCACTTCGGGTTGTTCCGCCAATACTTTGAGGATAATAAACAATCTTATAAACCAGATGAATGGTTAGACCACCCAACGTGGCTAAACAAATCGGACATTTCTTACAAGGTGCCGTTTGGTAAATTTACCTTACAATCTACTTTATATGAAATTGATGTACCTGGTTACAACCAACCAAACGTTAATAAATTACGCTTATTTGACTTAGATACAGTAAATCCTGAAATTATCGAAGAAAGTTCTATTAATTTTGACAAGACGCAGATTGAAGAGAACTTGACCTTATTCTTATATCCAGATGACTCTGACCGTAATGGGAACTTATTACGTATCTATCAACAATATTTCATGGTCTCAAATGGTGCTCAATTAGCCATTCAAGAAGCGATCGAGCGTGGGTCTAACATCCATGACTTAGCAGAATATGTTGTTGTACAAATTAACGATACGCATCCGACATTTATTATTCCAGAATTCGTTCGCTTATTAACAACAGAACACGGCATTGATTTTGAAGAAGCAGTAGAAATCACACGCAATGTGGTTGCTTTCACTAACCATACGATTCTTTCAGAAGCCTTGGAAAAATGGTCACTATCTGATATTCATGAAGTTGTACCAGAAATTGCTGAAATCATTGTACAGCTAGACGAAATCATCAAAGATCAATTCCCGGATAATGAAGCAGTTCACATCATTGATGAATGGGGTACTGTGCATATGGCATCGATTGCGATTCACTTTGGATTCTCAATCAACGGGGTTGCCGCTTTACATACAGAAATATTGAAAAATAACGAGTTAAACCATTTTTATGAGATTTATCCTGAAAAATTCTCAAATAAAACAAACGGGATTACTTTCCGTCGTTGGTTAATGGCATCTAACCCGTCGTTAACAAACTTTATTGATGAACACATTGGGACAAAATGGCGTGAAGATGCTGACTTAACAGATTTATTAGCATTCGAAAATGATGACAAGGTATTAGATGAATTACGTCGCATTAAGAGAGAAAATAAAAATGCCTTGGCAGACCACTTACAGCGCACACGTGGTATTAACATTGACCGTCATTCAATCGTAGATGTTCAAATTAAACGTATTCATGAATATAAACGTCAACAAATGTTGGCCTTATACATCATCTACAAATACCACGAAATTAAAGCAGGGAACATTCCTGGAACGCCAATTACCATTATTTTCGGTGGTAAAGCAGCGCCAGCCTATACGATTGCTAAAGATATTATTCATTTAATTCTGTCACTATCAGAGTTAATCGAAAACGACTTAGATGTGGCACCACACTTGAAAGTGGTATTCGTAGACAACTACAACGTGTCTGAAGCGGAATACTTAATTCCAGCAGCCAATATCTCTGAGCAAATTTCATTAGCTTCTAAAGAAGCTTCTGGTACTGGTAACATGAAATTCATGTTAAATGGGGCATTAACTATCATGACTTGGGATGGTGCCAACGTTGAAATCGCTGAACAAGTAGGTGAAGAGAACGTTTATCCATTTGGTAAATCAAGTGAAGAAATCGTTAATCTATACGCCACAGATGGTTACGACCCACAAGACTACTACAAACAAGAACGTATTCAACCAATCGTTGATTTCATTATCTCAGATGAATTGATGGCTTACGGTATTCCTGAACGTCTGAACCGTCTATATAACGACATAACCAACAAGGACTACTTCATGGCTTTAATTGATTTAGAAGAATTTATTGATGTGAAAGAAAAAGTTTACTACGACTATGAAGATCGTCGCGACTGGACCCGTCGTTCATTAATCAATATCGCGAACGCTGGTTACTTCTCAGCTGACCGTACGATTGAAGAATACAATAATGATATTTGGCACTTAGACCAATAA
- a CDS encoding isocitrate/isopropylmalate dehydrogenase family protein, with protein sequence MTNIHTIALIPGDGIGKEITEAVKEVGNALGSPIAWDEVVAGQDAIDATGELIPKAVYDAIDTHKVALKGPVATPIGEGFRSVNVSLRKHYQLHTNIRPIRILGQIPALHRDVDIVLFRENTEDLYAGVEEQISPDEAHSIKIITRQATERIVTAAFEYAVANDRKKVAIVTKANIMKLSDGLFLKVAREIAAKYPQIEATEVLVDNMAMQLVMRPQQYDVVVTENLYGDILSDLMAGLIGGLGLVPGANLGDDVAIFEAVHGSAPDIAGQGIANPTAILLAFADLLDHISLQTDATRLRDALDTVLSDASNFTRDLGGELTTAAFTDKVIAALA encoded by the coding sequence ATGACGAACATACATACAATCGCCTTAATTCCTGGAGACGGGATTGGGAAAGAAATTACAGAAGCCGTTAAAGAGGTGGGCAATGCCCTAGGAAGTCCAATTGCCTGGGATGAAGTGGTCGCTGGCCAAGACGCCATTGATGCCACGGGTGAACTGATCCCCAAAGCCGTTTACGACGCTATCGATACCCACAAGGTTGCCTTAAAAGGGCCCGTCGCAACGCCAATTGGTGAGGGTTTCAGATCGGTCAATGTATCGCTTAGAAAACATTATCAATTACATACAAACATCCGCCCGATCCGCATACTAGGGCAAATTCCAGCCCTACACCGGGATGTGGATATCGTCTTATTCCGGGAGAATACAGAAGATTTATACGCGGGTGTGGAAGAGCAAATTTCACCTGACGAAGCTCATTCCATCAAAATCATTACTAGACAGGCAACAGAACGGATTGTTACAGCAGCCTTTGAGTATGCTGTAGCTAATGACCGGAAAAAGGTCGCTATCGTCACTAAAGCCAACATTATGAAACTATCGGACGGATTATTCCTAAAAGTGGCTCGTGAAATTGCCGCTAAATATCCGCAAATTGAAGCGACAGAAGTGTTAGTCGACAATATGGCCATGCAATTGGTTATGCGTCCTCAACAATACGATGTGGTCGTCACCGAAAACTTATACGGAGATATTTTATCTGACCTAATGGCCGGTTTAATCGGTGGGTTAGGATTGGTTCCAGGTGCCAATCTGGGCGACGACGTGGCGATATTTGAGGCCGTTCATGGATCAGCACCAGATATTGCTGGTCAAGGTATTGCCAACCCGACAGCCATCTTATTGGCCTTTGCGGACCTACTAGACCATATTAGTTTACAGACGGATGCCACTCGTTTGCGTGACGCCTTGGATACAGTTCTGTCTGACGCTAGTAACTTTACCCGAGACTTAGGTGGCGAATTAACAACAGCAGCCTTCACCGACAAGGTTATCGCAGCCTTAGCATAA
- a CDS encoding ROK family protein yields MVLLLGTGVGGGIVLNGQLHQGSHFQAGELSYMFAASRDMTLENTMGRRESAVVFVNKSRELLGLAPGDGEEVFQALEERGNPKVTALFEQFCQDIVYIVHTLQISLNLDRVIFGGGISAQPLLLEGIQNKYNEIRDRVEWFKNSFEPIGLVCVNMVVKPI; encoded by the coding sequence TTGGTCTTACTTTTAGGAACCGGTGTTGGTGGTGGGATTGTCTTAAATGGCCAATTGCACCAAGGGAGTCATTTTCAAGCGGGCGAACTGTCCTACATGTTTGCTGCATCACGTGACATGACCTTAGAAAATACTATGGGTAGACGCGAATCTGCCGTTGTCTTTGTGAACAAATCAAGAGAGTTATTGGGATTAGCGCCTGGTGACGGTGAGGAAGTTTTCCAAGCCTTAGAAGAGAGGGGCAATCCTAAAGTTACTGCCTTATTCGAACAATTTTGCCAAGATATCGTTTATATCGTCCATACCCTTCAAATTTCTTTGAATCTTGACCGCGTTATTTTTGGCGGTGGAATCTCCGCTCAACCACTATTGTTAGAAGGAATCCAAAATAAATATAACGAAATAAGAGACCGTGTAGAATGGTTCAAAAATTCATTTGAACCGATTGGATTGGTTTGTGTAAATATGGTAGTGAAGCCAATTTGA
- the iadA gene encoding beta-aspartyl-peptidase, giving the protein MKIIRNVDTYAPAHIGQKDILVEGHRIIAIEDHIEANITGITIEEIDGTGKIASPGFIDAHFHLLGGGGENGFQNRTPEVKLTDLTTAGVTTVAGLLGTDGVGRDDVALLSKAHALEIEGISTYVYIGNYRLPIETVTDSIIKDIMVIDKAIGIGEVAISDHRNGAPTFEQFAHACADSRVGGLLAGKAGVVNIHVGPGKDRLKFIFQALKETDIPATIFYPTHIGRSQELVDEAIAFAKLGGTFDVTASENPDQTAELDGEVPFRRILRQVLDEGLSPECITLTSDGQGSLPSFDENGNFLRIGVASARSLLIGIQEAVQRETIPLEIALQTVTSNPARMLKLDHKGQLAVNKDADILLLDKETLDIDTVIAKGEIMVDNGQAVRFGTFE; this is encoded by the coding sequence ATGAAAATTATTCGTAACGTTGATACCTATGCACCCGCACATATCGGTCAAAAAGATATCTTAGTAGAAGGTCATCGCATTATCGCTATTGAAGACCATATCGAGGCTAATATCACTGGTATAACCATCGAAGAAATTGATGGTACTGGGAAAATAGCCAGTCCTGGCTTTATTGATGCCCACTTCCATTTACTAGGCGGTGGTGGTGAAAATGGTTTCCAAAACCGTACACCTGAAGTGAAACTAACAGACTTAACAACTGCTGGTGTCACAACTGTTGCTGGTCTACTTGGAACCGACGGTGTAGGTCGTGATGATGTCGCCTTACTATCTAAAGCACACGCATTAGAAATCGAAGGTATTTCTACTTATGTTTATATAGGAAACTACCGTCTACCCATTGAAACTGTTACCGACTCAATTATTAAAGATATTATGGTAATTGATAAGGCTATCGGTATTGGTGAAGTAGCCATTTCAGACCACCGTAACGGCGCACCTACATTTGAACAGTTTGCCCATGCTTGTGCCGATTCCCGTGTTGGAGGTCTACTCGCTGGTAAAGCTGGCGTTGTAAATATCCATGTTGGACCTGGGAAAGACAGATTAAAATTTATTTTCCAAGCATTAAAAGAAACAGATATTCCAGCAACCATCTTCTATCCAACCCATATCGGTCGTAGCCAAGAGTTAGTAGATGAGGCAATTGCTTTCGCTAAATTAGGTGGTACATTCGATGTCACTGCCAGTGAAAATCCTGACCAAACGGCAGAACTAGATGGAGAAGTACCATTTAGACGCATTCTACGCCAAGTATTGGATGAAGGTCTATCTCCTGAATGCATTACGCTCACTTCTGACGGACAAGGTAGCTTACCAAGCTTTGATGAGAATGGTAATTTCCTACGCATTGGTGTAGCTAGCGCTAGATCGTTGTTAATTGGTATTCAAGAAGCCGTTCAAAGAGAAACGATTCCACTAGAAATTGCCTTACAAACTGTTACATCTAACCCTGCTAGAATGTTAAAACTTGACCACAAAGGACAACTTGCCGTAAACAAAGATGCTGATATCCTATTATTAGACAAAGAAACACTTGATATCGATACAGTAATTGCCAAAGGTGAAATCATGGTCGACAATGGACAAGCTGTTCGTTTCGGTACATTTGAATAA
- a CDS encoding HAD family hydrolase — protein sequence MKAIGFDLDDTLYNRLTIYEETYRDMQATDHHLDVDFETFNQVYAEFSEQEYQAFMAGEKTEAAFKNDRVIETYAHFGHAIDQATAKEFNQLKNHYQEQLSLSEDLVALMEAALSKGMALFVLTNGTTEAQIDKLTNLGVDQLIDRDKWYISESMGGSKPQRKVFDAIAADLNVAPQEILFVGDDYQNDIEGAIQAGWQAIHYSKTEVPNTVATCTTDDFLEMRTLLGNL from the coding sequence ATGAAAGCAATTGGATTTGATTTAGACGATACCTTGTACAACCGATTAACCATCTATGAGGAAACCTACCGAGATATGCAGGCGACAGACCACCATCTAGACGTTGATTTTGAAACATTCAATCAAGTCTACGCTGAATTTTCCGAGCAAGAATATCAAGCCTTTATGGCTGGTGAAAAGACAGAAGCTGCCTTCAAAAATGACCGGGTCATTGAGACATACGCCCATTTCGGTCATGCGATTGACCAAGCAACTGCTAAAGAATTCAACCAACTGAAAAATCACTATCAAGAACAATTAAGTTTGAGCGAAGACTTAGTAGCCTTGATGGAAGCAGCCTTATCTAAGGGGATGGCCTTATTTGTCTTAACCAACGGGACGACAGAGGCTCAAATCGACAAATTGACCAACCTAGGCGTCGACCAATTAATCGACCGAGACAAATGGTATATTTCAGAAAGTATGGGCGGGTCAAAACCTCAACGCAAGGTATTCGACGCCATTGCTGCTGATTTAAATGTAGCGCCTCAAGAAATCCTATTCGTTGGTGACGACTATCAAAACGACATCGAAGGGGCCATTCAAGCCGGATGGCAAGCCATTCACTACAGTAAAACAGAAGTCCCAAACACAGTAGCCACCTGCACAACAGACGACTTCCTAGAAATGCGGACTTTGTTAGGGAATTTATAA